CATTCGAGCTGCTGTTTCACACCGTCGAGGATCAGATCCACATCGATAAAGAGTATTACTACACTAAAGAAGAGCAGTgtgagtaacacacacacacacacacatacacacattcatgtcCTAATGtctgagtggtgtgtgtgtgtgtgtgtctgacgtTTTCTCCATCAGTTAAGCAGGTTTTTAAGGACATGGAGTTTCTGGGCTGGTACACGACTGGCGGCGCTCCGGACCAATCAGATATTCACATTCATAAGCAGGTGGGTGGGGCTGAGGATGAACTCCTCCCATCAGTGTGTGTCGTAttgaagctgtgtgtgtttttttgtaggtGTGTGAGATCATTGAGAGTCCACTGTTCCTGAAGCTCAACCCCATGACCAAACACACTGACGTgagtaaaacaaacacacacacacacacacacagatcacagaatgtgtttttgaaccctgacctttgaccttttgtGTGTGCAGCTGCCAGTCAGCGTCTACGAATCTGTGATTGACATCATCAGCGgagaggtgagtgtgtgtgtgtgattataatataataataataataataatactcattacattattattattgctcagCAGAACAGGAGATATACAGATGAAGTGCttgatcagttttatttttcttatttgtttagttttagtcaaACTTACTATAAAAACATCATCTTATCAGACCTGTCCGCCTTATTCCTCCAAACTACACAGAACCTGTTTTACACCTCCGTCCACTCACTTCAAACAAGATTCATCCAGTCAAgagtttttttctgctttgcatgtaaataatttctgtgtgttttatttcttttggctCTGATTGATGTGAGGTGACCCATACTCTGtcttagcacacacacacacacacacacacacacaagtcccCTTTATGTAGCGCTTTTTACAAAACCGATTGTGTCAAATAGAAGAATAGAGtgttattaatgtataatgacaggattAAACTCTTCACCTTCAGAGGTGACATGGTCTAGATCAGCTCAGATTCAATAGGATCAGATCAACAATAACTGCTAGAAATGAAGTCAGAGGAGGATTTCTGATCAGGAACCGAATTCAAATCTGTGCATCttcaattaataaatgcattatttgcatAAACGATGTctgagaaagtgtgtgttaGATCCTTCACCTGATCTTTTGTTGGGAGGTCAGAGGTCGTGACTGTTTGTCCTCTTTGTAGGCGACTATGCTGTTTGCTGAGCTGCCGTATACACTAGCCACGGAAGAAGCAGAGCGCATCGGAGTCGATCACGTCGCTCGCATGACCGCCATCGGGACGGGAGAGAACTCcactggtacacacacacacacacacacacagagagacacactcacactcacacacacagagacagacacacacacacacacacacacagagagacacactcacactcacacacacagagacagacacacacacacacagagacacacacactcgtacatgtgtacacactctcacagacagacacaggagtgtgtgtgattgagttgtgtgtgtgtttctgttagTGGCGGAGCATCTGATCGCTCAGCACAGTGCTATAAAGATGCTGCACAGTCGTGTGAAGGTCATCCTGGAGTACGTCAAAGCAGTGCAGGCAGGTGagttactcacacacacacacacacacacacactacactgacgtcaacatttatagaattttggaaattttttttgtttgatttttgatATTCGcttacattttgaacattttttttcttgaaatgtcCAGTGTGattatataatgatattaatgttttactattatttaagaCCAGGTTGTGGCTCGTTTGCAGTTCATTGGTCATCAGTTACTGAGCTGCTTGAGCTGATAAAGAGAACTGCATCTTACA
This genomic window from Puntigrus tetrazona isolate hp1 unplaced genomic scaffold, ASM1883169v1 S000000302, whole genome shotgun sequence contains:
- the cops6 gene encoding COP9 signalosome complex subunit 6: MRGGQSAKMAASNGGGMEVDATASPSVMASGVTGSVSVALHPLVILNISDHWIRIRSQEGRAMQVVGALIGKQEGRNIEVMNSFELLFHTVEDQIHIDKEYYYTKEEQFKQVFKDMEFLGWYTTGGAPDQSDIHIHKQVCEIIESPLFLKLNPMTKHTDLPVSVYESVIDIISGEATMLFAELPYTLATEEAERIGVDHVARMTAIGTGENSTVAEHLIAQHSAIKMLHSRVKVILEYVKAVQAGEVPFNHEILREANALCHRLPVLNTLKFKTDFYDQCNDVGLMAYLGTITKTCNSMNQFINKFNVLYDRQGIGRRMRGLFF